In Curtobacterium sp. MCPF17_002, one genomic interval encodes:
- a CDS encoding VOC family protein — protein MEITSVTVGLPVTDIEASCLWYGAVFERAEPDLEPDEGIAEYEVGGIWVQLYEDESAEENPVSVRFGVDDAAAQHARIGALGIDIGPVECVDGAVDWFDVRDPDGNVLSLFSLVDETGRGSGGRDSDAGRAI, from the coding sequence ATGGAGATCACGAGCGTGACCGTGGGGCTGCCCGTCACCGACATCGAGGCGTCCTGCCTCTGGTACGGCGCCGTCTTCGAACGCGCCGAGCCCGACCTCGAACCGGACGAGGGCATCGCCGAGTACGAGGTCGGCGGCATCTGGGTCCAGCTCTACGAGGACGAGAGCGCCGAGGAGAACCCGGTCAGCGTCCGCTTCGGCGTCGACGACGCCGCCGCCCAGCACGCCCGCATCGGCGCACTCGGCATCGACATCGGCCCCGTCGAGTGCGTCGACGGAGCCGTCGACTGGTTCGACGTCCGTGACCCCGACGGCAACGTCCTCAGCCTGTTTTCGCTGGTCGACGAGACCGGCCGTGGGTCCGGCGGCCGCGACAGCGACGCGGGTCGCGCGATCTAG
- the rpoB gene encoding DNA-directed RNA polymerase subunit beta encodes MAAAPNASTNPKNGRNHSRLSFAKITDTLTVPDLLALQTESFDWLVGNDAWKARLAEGQEQGRTDLALHSGLEEIFEEISPIEDLGETMQLGFTSPELEDPKYSIDECKERGKTYAAPLYVNAEFMNHMTGEIKTQTVFMGDFPLMTERGTFIINGTERVVVSQLVRSPGVYFERQQEKTSDKDIYSARVIPSRGAWLEFEIDKRDQVGVRIDRKRKQSVTVFLKALGMTSEEIMEEFQGFASIESTLEKDAILTKEEALKDIYRKLRPGEQVAAEAARALLDNFYFNSKRYDLAKVGRYKVNRKLGIDAPLSDSVLTVQDIVRTIKYLVSLHAEKTTLNGVRDGEPVQLRLDVDDIDHFGNRRIRAVGELIQNQVRTGLSRMERVVRERMTTQDIEAITPQTLINVRPVVAAIKEFFGTSQLSQFMDQNNPLAGLTHKRRLSALGPGGLSRERAGVEVRDVHPSHYGRMCPIETPEGPNIGLIGSLASFGRINSFGFIETPYRRVVKGEVTKTIDYLTASEEDEFVVAQANAPLTADFHFQDDKVLVRKKGGEVELVGKDEVDYMDVSPRQMVSVATSLIPFLEHDDANRALMGANMQRQAVPLLRSESPLVGTGMEGYTAIDAGDVVTADKAGVVSEVSADAVTLQLDEGGTQTFYLRKFDRSNQGTSYNHRVVVSAGERVEQGEVIADGPATENGELALGKNLLVAFMPWEGYNYEDAMILSQNLVKDDTLSSIHIEEYEVDARDTKLGKEEITRDLPNVSPDLLADLDERGIIRIGAEVRPGDILVGKVTPKGETELSAEERLLRAIFNEKSREVRDTSLKVPHGEEGTIIGVKVFDSQDGDDELGSGVNQRVVVYIAQKRKITAGDKLAGRHGNKGVISTILPVEDMPFLADGTPVDIVLNPLGVPGRMNFGQVLEIHLGWLAKQGWNVDGIQEWASALPEAAHSAEPGTKVATPVFDGAYEREIEGLLDSTLPNRDGERLIGSSGKAQLFDGRSGEPFPEPVSVGYMYILKLHHLVDDKIHARSTGPYSMITQQPLGGKAQFGGQRFGEMEVWALEAYGAAYALQELLTIKSDDILGRVKVYEAIVKGENIQEPGIPESFKVLMKEMQSLCLNVEVLSADGQAVSLRDTDDEVFRAAEELGINISSRFESSSVDDI; translated from the coding sequence TTGGCTGCTGCGCCCAACGCATCCACCAACCCCAAGAACGGTCGCAACCACTCGCGACTCTCGTTCGCCAAGATCACGGACACCCTCACGGTTCCTGATCTGCTCGCACTCCAGACGGAGAGCTTCGACTGGCTCGTCGGCAACGACGCCTGGAAGGCCCGCCTCGCCGAAGGGCAGGAGCAGGGTCGTACCGACCTCGCACTGCACTCCGGGCTCGAGGAGATCTTCGAGGAGATCTCCCCGATCGAGGACCTCGGCGAGACCATGCAGCTCGGCTTCACGTCGCCGGAGCTCGAGGACCCGAAGTACTCGATCGACGAGTGCAAGGAGCGTGGCAAGACCTACGCTGCCCCGCTCTACGTCAACGCCGAGTTCATGAACCACATGACCGGTGAGATCAAGACGCAGACCGTGTTCATGGGCGACTTCCCGCTCATGACCGAGCGCGGCACGTTCATCATCAACGGCACCGAGCGTGTCGTCGTCTCGCAGCTCGTCCGTTCCCCGGGCGTGTACTTCGAGCGCCAGCAGGAGAAGACGTCCGACAAGGACATCTACTCCGCTCGCGTGATCCCGTCGCGCGGTGCGTGGCTCGAGTTCGAGATCGACAAGCGCGACCAGGTGGGCGTGCGCATCGACCGCAAGCGCAAGCAGTCGGTCACGGTCTTCCTCAAGGCGCTCGGCATGACGAGCGAAGAGATCATGGAGGAGTTCCAGGGCTTCGCCTCGATCGAGTCGACCCTCGAGAAGGACGCCATCCTCACCAAGGAAGAGGCGCTCAAGGACATCTACCGCAAGCTGCGTCCGGGCGAGCAGGTCGCTGCCGAGGCCGCGCGTGCGCTGCTCGACAACTTCTACTTCAACTCGAAGCGCTACGACCTCGCGAAGGTCGGCCGCTACAAGGTCAACCGCAAGCTCGGCATCGACGCGCCGCTCAGCGACTCGGTCCTGACCGTGCAGGACATCGTCCGCACGATCAAGTACCTGGTCTCGCTGCACGCCGAGAAGACCACGCTGAACGGTGTCCGTGACGGCGAGCCGGTGCAGCTGCGCCTCGACGTGGACGACATCGACCACTTCGGCAACCGTCGCATCCGCGCCGTCGGCGAGCTCATCCAGAACCAGGTCCGCACGGGTCTGTCCCGCATGGAGCGCGTCGTCCGCGAGCGCATGACCACGCAGGACATCGAGGCGATCACCCCGCAGACGCTCATCAACGTGCGTCCGGTCGTCGCCGCGATCAAGGAGTTCTTCGGAACGTCCCAGCTGTCGCAGTTCATGGACCAGAACAACCCACTCGCGGGCCTGACGCACAAGCGGCGTCTCTCGGCCCTCGGCCCGGGTGGTCTGTCCCGTGAGCGTGCCGGCGTCGAGGTCCGCGACGTCCACCCGTCGCACTACGGCCGCATGTGCCCGATCGAGACCCCGGAAGGCCCGAACATCGGCCTGATCGGTTCGCTCGCGTCGTTCGGTCGGATCAACTCCTTCGGCTTCATCGAGACGCCCTACCGTCGCGTCGTGAAGGGCGAGGTCACGAAGACCATCGACTACCTCACGGCTTCGGAAGAGGACGAGTTCGTCGTCGCCCAGGCCAACGCGCCGCTCACCGCCGACTTCCACTTCCAGGACGACAAGGTCCTCGTGCGGAAGAAGGGCGGAGAGGTCGAGCTCGTCGGCAAGGACGAGGTCGACTACATGGACGTCTCGCCGCGCCAGATGGTGTCGGTCGCGACCTCGCTCATCCCGTTCCTCGAGCACGACGACGCGAACCGCGCCCTCATGGGTGCGAACATGCAGCGTCAGGCTGTCCCGCTGCTCCGTTCCGAGTCGCCGCTCGTCGGCACCGGCATGGAGGGCTACACCGCCATCGACGCCGGCGACGTCGTCACCGCCGACAAGGCCGGTGTCGTCTCCGAGGTCTCGGCCGACGCCGTGACCCTGCAGCTCGACGAGGGTGGCACGCAGACCTTCTACCTGCGCAAGTTCGACCGCTCCAACCAGGGCACGAGCTACAACCACCGCGTGGTCGTCTCGGCCGGCGAGCGTGTGGAGCAGGGCGAAGTCATCGCCGACGGCCCCGCGACGGAGAACGGCGAGCTCGCGCTCGGCAAGAACCTCCTCGTCGCGTTCATGCCGTGGGAGGGCTACAACTACGAGGACGCGATGATCCTGTCGCAGAACCTCGTGAAGGACGACACGCTCTCCTCGATCCACATCGAGGAGTACGAGGTCGACGCCCGCGACACCAAGCTCGGCAAGGAAGAGATCACCCGCGACCTCCCGAACGTCAGCCCGGACCTCCTGGCCGACCTCGACGAGCGCGGCATCATCCGGATCGGTGCCGAGGTCCGCCCCGGCGACATCCTGGTCGGCAAGGTCACGCCGAAGGGCGAGACCGAGCTCTCCGCTGAAGAGCGCCTCCTCCGCGCCATCTTCAACGAGAAGTCGCGCGAAGTGCGCGACACCTCGCTGAAGGTGCCCCACGGTGAAGAGGGCACGATCATCGGCGTCAAGGTGTTCGACTCGCAGGACGGCGACGACGAGCTCGGCTCGGGCGTCAACCAGCGCGTGGTCGTCTACATCGCCCAGAAGCGCAAGATCACCGCGGGTGACAAGCTCGCCGGTCGTCACGGCAACAAGGGCGTCATCTCGACCATCCTCCCGGTCGAGGACATGCCGTTCCTGGCGGACGGCACCCCGGTCGACATCGTGCTCAACCCGCTCGGCGTTCCCGGCCGCATGAACTTCGGCCAGGTCCTCGAGATCCACCTCGGGTGGCTCGCGAAGCAGGGCTGGAACGTGGACGGCATCCAGGAGTGGGCTTCGGCTCTCCCCGAGGCCGCCCACAGCGCCGAGCCCGGCACGAAGGTCGCGACCCCGGTGTTCGACGGTGCGTACGAGCGTGAGATCGAGGGCCTCCTCGACTCCACCCTCCCGAACCGCGACGGCGAGCGTCTGATCGGTTCGTCCGGCAAGGCGCAGCTCTTCGACGGCCGCTCCGGCGAGCCGTTCCCGGAGCCCGTGTCGGTCGGCTACATGTACATCCTGAAGCTGCACCACCTGGTCGACGACAAGATCCACGCCCGTTCGACCGGTCCGTACTCGATGATCACGCAGCAGCCGCTGGGTGGTAAGGCGCAGTTCGGTGGCCAGCGCTTCGGTGAGATGGAGGTGTGGGCGCTCGAGGCATACGGTGCCGCGTACGCCCTCCAGGAGCTCCTGACGATCAAGTCCGACGACATCCTCGGCCGCGTGAAGGTCTACGAGGCGATCGTCAAGGGCGAGAACATCCAGGAGCCCGGCATCCCGGAATCGTTCAAGGTCCTCATGAAGGAGATGCAGTCGCTCTGCCTGAACGTCGAGGTCCTCTCGGCCGACGGCCAGGCGGTCAGCCTCCGCGACACGGACGACGAGGTCTTCCGTGCCGCTGAAGAGCTCGGCATCAACATCTCCTCGCGGTTCGAGTCGTCGTCCGTAGACGACATCTGA
- the rpoC gene encoding DNA-directed RNA polymerase subunit beta' — protein sequence MLEATSFDALRIGLATAEDIRQWSYGEVKKPETINYRTLKPEKDGLFGEQIFGPSRDWECACGKYKRVRFKGIVCERCGVEVTKSSVRRERMGHIELAAPVTHIWYFKGVPSRLGYLLDMAPKDLEKVIYFAAYMIIDIDEEGRHADMPGLENEMRLEIKTLEGQRDSIIADRLKKLEDDLAALEEEGAKADVKRRTKDTAEKEMSQVRKSFDEDITRLERVWEDFRNLKVGDLKPEDAVFHELQDRFGIYFDAYMGAEAIKLRLEAFDLAAEAEALRLQIAEGKGQKKIRAIKRLRVVSSFLATGNSPAAMVLGVVPVIPPELRPMVQLDGGRFATSDLNDLYRRVINRNNRLRRLLDLGAPEIIVNNEKRMLQEAVDALFDNGRRGRPVTGTGNRALKSLSDMLKGKQGRFRQNLLGKRVDYSGRSVIIVGPQLKLHQCGLPKQMALELFKPFVIKRLIDLSHAQNIKSAKRMVERSRPQVWDVLEEIIRERPVLLNRAPTLHRLGIQAFEPQLVEGKAIQLHPLVCAAFNADFDGDQMAVHLPLSVEAQAEARILMLASNNILKPSDGRPVTLPAQDMIIGLHHLTTVREGAVGEGRAFSSVAEAILANDQHTLHLNAMAKIRMTGVHFAEGEAPEGYEQGDTVLLETTLGRALFNETLPANYPFVQKVTDKGVLSAIVNDLAERYSKTETAAALDRIKDAGFYWGTRSGVTVALSDVVTPPRKKEIIAGYEIQAAKVQGEFDKGLITDAERRADLIKIWTEATNEIAQEMRDNFPIDNTINRMVSSGARGNWLQVRNIAGMRGLVNNPKGEIIARPIINSYREGLTVAEYFIATHGARKGLADTALRTADSGYLTRRLVDVSQDVIIREDDCGTSRGLELPIATVGADGKLVRDPRVENTVYSRTLATEAVDAKGTVVAEAREDVGDVLIDKLLAAGVESIKVRSVLTCESAVGVCANCYGRSLATGNLVDIGEAVGIIAAQSIGEPGTQLTMRTFHTGGSASADDITQGLPRVTELFEARTPKGASPIAEAPGRATIEDTDKGRRIILTPDNGDEPFIYPVLKRATLLIEDGQHVELGEQFIAGTVDPKEVLRVKGVREVQKHLVNGVQDVYGSQGVPIHDKHIEVIVRQMLRKVTVVDHGDTDLLPGELVDRSRYNMLNRAALQEGRKTASARQEVMGITKASLATESWLSAASFQETTRVLTQAAMEGKQDHLVGLKENVIIGKLIPAGTGLSRYRDVDVNATEEAKAERYPNRIFADDSSFSDADLSFVDFDSFSSDDFTPGTYN from the coding sequence TTGCTCGAAGCAACTTCATTTGACGCACTGCGGATCGGCCTCGCCACGGCCGAGGACATCCGCCAGTGGTCGTACGGCGAGGTCAAGAAGCCGGAGACCATCAACTACCGCACCCTCAAGCCCGAGAAGGACGGTCTGTTCGGCGAGCAGATCTTCGGTCCTTCCCGCGACTGGGAGTGCGCCTGCGGCAAGTACAAGCGTGTCCGGTTCAAGGGCATCGTCTGCGAGCGCTGCGGCGTCGAGGTCACCAAGTCCTCGGTCCGTCGTGAGCGCATGGGCCACATCGAGCTCGCCGCACCCGTCACGCACATCTGGTACTTCAAGGGCGTCCCCTCGCGCCTCGGGTACCTCCTCGACATGGCGCCGAAGGACCTCGAGAAGGTCATCTACTTCGCGGCGTACATGATCATCGACATCGATGAAGAGGGCCGCCACGCGGACATGCCGGGTCTCGAGAACGAGATGCGCCTCGAGATCAAGACCCTCGAGGGTCAGCGCGACTCGATCATCGCCGACCGCCTCAAGAAGCTCGAGGACGACCTCGCAGCGCTCGAAGAGGAAGGTGCGAAGGCCGACGTCAAGCGGCGCACCAAGGACACCGCCGAGAAGGAGATGTCCCAGGTCCGCAAGTCGTTCGACGAGGACATCACCCGTCTCGAGCGTGTGTGGGAGGACTTCCGCAACCTCAAGGTGGGCGACCTCAAGCCCGAGGACGCCGTCTTCCACGAGCTCCAGGACCGCTTCGGGATCTACTTCGACGCCTACATGGGCGCCGAGGCGATCAAGCTGCGGCTCGAGGCGTTCGACCTGGCTGCCGAGGCCGAGGCACTGCGTCTGCAGATCGCCGAGGGCAAGGGCCAGAAGAAGATCCGCGCGATCAAGCGTCTGCGCGTCGTCAGCTCCTTCCTCGCCACCGGCAACTCGCCGGCAGCGATGGTGCTCGGCGTCGTGCCGGTCATCCCGCCGGAGCTGCGCCCGATGGTGCAGCTCGACGGTGGCCGTTTCGCCACCTCGGACCTCAACGACCTCTACCGTCGTGTGATCAACCGCAACAACCGTCTCCGCCGCCTGCTCGACCTCGGTGCCCCCGAGATCATCGTGAACAACGAGAAGCGCATGCTGCAGGAAGCGGTCGACGCGCTGTTCGACAACGGTCGTCGTGGACGTCCGGTCACGGGTACCGGCAACCGCGCCCTGAAGTCCCTGAGCGACATGCTCAAGGGCAAGCAGGGTCGTTTCCGCCAGAACCTGCTCGGCAAGCGCGTCGACTACTCGGGCCGTTCTGTCATCATCGTCGGCCCGCAGCTGAAGCTGCACCAGTGTGGTCTGCCCAAGCAGATGGCGCTGGAGCTCTTCAAGCCGTTCGTGATCAAGCGCCTCATCGACCTGTCGCACGCGCAGAACATCAAGTCGGCGAAGCGCATGGTCGAGCGTTCGCGTCCGCAGGTGTGGGACGTGCTCGAGGAGATCATCCGCGAGCGCCCCGTGCTGCTGAACCGTGCGCCGACGCTGCACCGTCTGGGCATCCAGGCGTTCGAACCGCAGCTCGTCGAGGGCAAGGCCATCCAGCTCCACCCGCTCGTGTGTGCTGCGTTCAACGCGGACTTCGACGGTGACCAGATGGCTGTGCACCTGCCGCTGTCGGTCGAGGCCCAGGCCGAGGCACGCATCCTGATGCTCGCCTCGAACAACATCCTGAAGCCGTCGGACGGCCGTCCGGTGACCCTGCCCGCACAGGACATGATCATCGGTCTGCACCACCTGACGACCGTCCGCGAGGGCGCCGTGGGTGAGGGCCGTGCGTTCTCGTCGGTCGCCGAGGCGATCCTGGCGAACGACCAGCACACGCTGCACCTCAACGCGATGGCGAAGATCCGCATGACGGGTGTCCACTTCGCCGAGGGTGAAGCACCCGAGGGCTACGAGCAGGGCGACACCGTGCTGCTCGAGACGACCCTGGGCCGTGCGCTCTTCAACGAGACCCTCCCGGCGAACTACCCGTTCGTCCAGAAGGTCACGGACAAGGGCGTGCTCTCCGCGATCGTCAACGACCTCGCCGAGCGCTACTCCAAGACCGAGACGGCCGCCGCGCTGGACCGGATCAAGGACGCCGGCTTCTACTGGGGCACGCGCTCCGGTGTGACCGTCGCGCTCTCGGACGTCGTGACGCCTCCTCGCAAGAAGGAGATCATCGCGGGCTACGAGATCCAGGCAGCCAAGGTGCAGGGCGAGTTCGACAAGGGTCTGATCACCGACGCGGAACGTCGCGCCGACCTGATCAAGATCTGGACCGAGGCGACCAACGAGATCGCGCAGGAGATGCGGGACAACTTCCCGATCGACAACACGATCAACCGCATGGTGTCGTCGGGTGCTCGTGGTAACTGGCTGCAGGTGCGCAACATCGCCGGTATGCGTGGTCTGGTGAACAACCCGAAGGGTGAGATCATCGCCCGCCCGATCATCAACTCGTACCGCGAGGGCCTGACCGTGGCGGAGTACTTCATCGCCACGCACGGTGCTCGTAAGGGCCTGGCCGACACGGCGCTCCGTACGGCTGACTCCGGTTACCTGACGCGTCGACTCGTCGACGTCTCGCAGGACGTCATCATCCGTGAGGACGACTGCGGCACGAGCCGGGGCCTCGAGCTCCCGATCGCGACCGTGGGTGCCGACGGCAAGCTGGTCCGCGACCCGCGTGTCGAGAACACCGTGTACTCCCGCACCCTGGCCACCGAGGCCGTGGACGCGAAGGGCACGGTCGTCGCCGAGGCTCGTGAGGACGTCGGTGACGTGCTCATCGACAAGCTGCTCGCTGCCGGTGTCGAGAGCATCAAGGTGCGCTCGGTCCTGACCTGCGAGTCGGCCGTCGGTGTCTGCGCGAACTGCTACGGCCGTTCGCTCGCCACGGGCAACCTCGTCGACATCGGCGAGGCGGTCGGCATCATCGCCGCCCAGTCCATCGGTGAGCCCGGTACCCAGCTGACGATGCGTACCTTCCACACGGGTGGTTCGGCCTCTGCGGACGACATCACCCAGGGTCTGCCGCGTGTCACCGAGCTGTTCGAGGCGCGTACCCCGAAGGGCGCGTCCCCGATCGCCGAGGCCCCCGGCCGCGCCACGATCGAGGACACCGACAAGGGTCGTCGCATCATCCTCACGCCGGACAACGGCGACGAGCCGTTCATCTACCCGGTGCTCAAGCGTGCGACCCTCCTCATCGAGGACGGGCAGCACGTCGAACTCGGCGAGCAGTTCATCGCCGGCACCGTCGACCCGAAGGAAGTCCTCCGGGTCAAGGGTGTCCGTGAGGTCCAGAAGCACCTCGTCAACGGTGTGCAGGACGTGTACGGCTCGCAGGGCGTGCCGATCCACGACAAGCACATCGAGGTCATCGTGCGTCAGATGCTCCGCAAGGTCACCGTCGTCGACCACGGCGACACCGACCTCCTCCCGGGTGAGCTCGTCGACCGTTCGCGGTACAACATGCTCAACCGTGCGGCGCTGCAGGAGGGTCGCAAGACCGCTTCCGCTCGCCAGGAGGTCATGGGCATCACCAAGGCGTCCCTCGCGACCGAGTCGTGGCTGTCCGCCGCGTCCTTCCAGGAGACCACCCGCGTCCTGACGCAGGCGGCCATGGAGGGCAAGCAGGACCACCTCGTCGGCCTCAAGGAGAACGTCATCATCGGAAAGCTCATCCCCGCGGGGACGGGCCTCAGCCGGTACCGCGACGTGGACGTGAACGCGACGGAAGAAGCGAAGGCCGAGCGGTACCCCAACCGCATCTTCGCGGACGACTCGTCGTTCTCGGACGCCGACCTGAGCTTCGTCGACTTCGACAGCTTCTCGTCGGATGACTTCACGCCGGGTACGTACAACTAG
- a CDS encoding fused MFS/spermidine synthase, producing the protein MADAFDGFRIGAGYAVVEPDRHRPGSFTLVVDGTPQSHVDLEDPTHLAFEYIRRIGHAIDLLPDGPITALHLGAGALTLPRYVAVTRPGSRQQVIELERDLVDQVRDALPFPRGASIRVRYGDAREVLTKLPAGLRGTVDLAVVDVFGGSQIPAHVTSIEFYREVAAFLSPTGIVAVNVADGAGLAFARGQASTLQAVLPSVAAVADTGMLKGRRFGNIVLLGSLTDLPVADMPRRYSSDPMPAKVVHGAELKAFIAGAPIVTDQTAVASPEPNRSVFGG; encoded by the coding sequence ATGGCTGATGCGTTCGACGGGTTCCGGATCGGTGCGGGCTACGCGGTCGTCGAGCCGGACCGGCACCGTCCCGGGTCGTTCACGCTCGTGGTGGACGGCACCCCGCAGTCCCACGTCGACCTCGAGGACCCGACGCACCTGGCGTTCGAGTACATCCGGCGGATCGGGCACGCGATCGACCTGCTCCCCGACGGGCCGATCACCGCGCTGCACCTCGGCGCGGGTGCCCTGACGCTCCCGCGGTACGTCGCGGTGACCCGGCCGGGCTCCCGGCAGCAGGTGATCGAGCTCGAGCGCGACCTCGTCGACCAGGTGCGGGACGCGCTGCCGTTCCCGCGCGGGGCCTCGATCCGGGTGCGGTACGGCGACGCCCGCGAGGTCCTGACGAAGCTGCCCGCCGGACTGCGCGGCACCGTGGACCTCGCCGTCGTGGACGTGTTCGGCGGCTCGCAGATCCCCGCGCACGTGACGAGCATCGAGTTCTACCGCGAGGTCGCGGCGTTCCTGTCGCCGACCGGGATCGTCGCGGTGAACGTCGCCGACGGGGCGGGGCTCGCGTTCGCCCGTGGGCAGGCGTCGACGCTGCAGGCGGTGCTGCCCTCGGTGGCGGCCGTCGCGGACACCGGGATGCTCAAGGGTCGGCGCTTCGGGAACATCGTGCTGCTCGGGTCGCTCACGGACCTGCCGGTGGCGGACATGCCGCGTCGGTACTCGTCCGACCCGATGCCGGCGAAGGTCGTGCACGGGGCGGAGCTCAAGGCGTTCATCGCCGGGGCGCCGATCGTCACGGACCAGACCGCGGTGGCGTCGCCGGAGCCGAACCGGAGCGTGTTCGGCGGCTGA
- a CDS encoding response regulator transcription factor, which yields MSIRVLVVDDQAIVRDGLVTVLSLVPDLQVVGEASDGAEAIAAVGRDAPDVVLMDLRMPGVDGPTATAAIAATHPEVAVLVLTTFADDESIVTALRAGARGYLTKDAGRAEIATAIRAVASGQSTFDATVGARLVAQFAGGGTATPATPAAAVPGPEPVAGLRVRFPDLTPREADVLERIAEGRSNPEIAAELFLTVPTVKSYVNQVFTKLGVRTRAEAVARVLR from the coding sequence GTGAGCATCCGGGTGCTCGTCGTCGACGACCAGGCCATCGTGCGCGACGGCCTCGTGACGGTGCTCTCCCTCGTCCCCGACCTGCAGGTGGTCGGCGAGGCGTCGGACGGCGCCGAGGCGATCGCGGCCGTCGGACGGGACGCACCGGACGTCGTCCTGATGGACCTGCGGATGCCGGGCGTCGACGGACCGACCGCGACCGCGGCCATCGCCGCAACCCACCCCGAGGTCGCCGTGCTCGTCCTGACGACCTTCGCCGACGACGAGTCGATCGTCACGGCGCTCCGCGCCGGAGCACGCGGGTACCTCACGAAGGACGCCGGACGAGCGGAGATCGCGACCGCGATCCGTGCCGTCGCCTCCGGACAGTCGACGTTCGACGCGACGGTCGGCGCACGCCTGGTGGCGCAGTTCGCCGGCGGCGGGACGGCCACCCCGGCCACCCCGGCCGCTGCGGTCCCCGGTCCCGAGCCGGTGGCCGGGCTGCGCGTGCGGTTCCCGGACCTCACCCCGCGTGAGGCGGACGTCCTCGAGCGGATCGCCGAGGGCCGGTCGAACCCGGAGATCGCCGCCGAGCTGTTCCTGACGGTGCCGACCGTGAAGTCCTACGTGAACCAGGTGTTCACGAAGCTCGGTGTCCGGACCCGTGCGGAGGCCGTGGCTCGCGTCCTCCGCTGA
- a CDS encoding histidine kinase: MTLLTGQDPTDLPGGRSRSGAAWGLNALGIAIVAFWFVKNGLEIQPPAWVWVVGAVALAAWALREFGRTSRTLVVAGVVMIAAGAVTTVPTDSLMIIPVIVGIVLLGANLRLPIWTSSVAGLAAIVVIAVSASVEHASVQFVLGTSGGVLLGVLIGFSRRQFRVAAEHAREAEREQQRAELLADRSRAARDIHDVLAHSLGGLVLQLDAVEALLEAGRVEDATKRARDARALAADGLAEARRAVHALRDDADTLAPESATAAPPTGPATSTDATDPGEAIRSSRPAADHGTGLTALVDAHRSFGGSVVTQGDTTLSVLDAAHRAAVVQVVREALSNARKHAPGRPVSLSVIRDGDAVDVVVANPLSGGGHGLIGMRERFAELGSGATVEAERSDGEFVVAMHLPTDARVEGERS; encoded by the coding sequence GTGACCCTGCTGACCGGCCAGGACCCGACCGACCTCCCCGGGGGTCGGTCCCGTTCCGGTGCCGCGTGGGGGCTCAACGCCCTCGGCATCGCGATCGTCGCGTTCTGGTTCGTGAAGAACGGCCTGGAGATCCAGCCCCCGGCGTGGGTGTGGGTGGTCGGCGCGGTGGCGCTCGCCGCGTGGGCGCTCCGCGAGTTCGGTCGGACGTCGCGGACCCTGGTCGTCGCCGGGGTCGTCATGATCGCCGCCGGTGCCGTGACGACGGTGCCGACCGACTCGCTGATGATCATCCCGGTGATCGTCGGCATCGTGCTCCTCGGCGCGAACCTCCGGCTGCCGATCTGGACGTCGTCGGTCGCCGGGCTGGCGGCGATCGTGGTGATCGCGGTGTCCGCGTCCGTCGAGCACGCGTCCGTCCAGTTCGTCCTCGGCACGAGCGGAGGGGTGCTGCTCGGGGTCCTCATCGGCTTCAGCCGACGGCAGTTCCGGGTCGCCGCTGAACACGCCCGAGAGGCCGAGCGGGAGCAGCAGCGCGCTGAGCTCCTGGCGGACCGGTCCCGTGCTGCGCGGGACATCCACGACGTGCTCGCGCACTCGCTCGGTGGCCTGGTGCTCCAGCTCGACGCGGTCGAGGCCCTCCTCGAGGCCGGTCGGGTCGAGGACGCGACGAAGCGTGCCCGTGACGCCCGCGCCCTCGCAGCGGACGGGCTCGCCGAGGCCCGGCGTGCGGTGCACGCCCTCCGCGACGACGCGGACACCCTTGCGCCCGAGTCGGCCACAGCGGCCCCGCCGACCGGACCGGCCACGTCGACCGACGCGACCGATCCCGGGGAGGCGATCCGTTCCTCCAGGCCCGCTGCGGACCACGGGACGGGCCTGACGGCCCTCGTCGACGCGCACCGTTCCTTCGGTGGCTCGGTCGTGACGCAGGGGGACACGACGTTGTCCGTCCTCGACGCGGCCCACCGTGCCGCCGTGGTCCAGGTCGTCCGGGAGGCGCTGAGCAACGCCCGCAAGCACGCTCCCGGCCGCCCCGTGTCCCTGTCCGTCATCCGGGACGGCGACGCCGTGGACGTCGTCGTGGCGAACCCGCTGTCCGGCGGCGGGCACGGCCTGATCGGGATGCGCGAGCGGTTCGCGGAGCTCGGGAGCGGCGCCACGGTCGAGGCGGAGCGGTCCGACGGCGAGTTCGTCGTGGCGATGCACCTGCCGACCGATGCCCGGGTCGAGGGGGAGCGCTCGTGA